From the genome of Pseudomonas hamedanensis:
GTCGAACAAGCTCGTCGACCACCCTTTTTTTCTTGTCAAATCGTACCTGTCTAATCATGTACAAAGTGATAACCGAAACGGCAGGCGGCGGGCAAGGGATATTTGAGGGAAGGTGACAGAAGGAGGAGAGTAGCGCGATCCCTGTAGGAGTGAGCCTGCTCGCGATTACGTCAGCACATCCAGCATCAATGTGGCTGAAAGAATGCTATCGCGAGCAGGCTCACTCCTACAGGGGTTAGGTTGTGTCAGCGTTGTTTCAAGCGGTCAATGACGACGGCCAAAAGCAAGATCGAACCCCGAATCACATACTGATAAAACGTATCAATGTTCTTCAGGTTCATCGCGTTCTCGATGATCGCCAGAATCAACACCCCGGCAATCACATGGCGGATCATGCCGATGCCGCCGCTCAGCGACACCCCGCCCAGTACGCAGGCAGATATCACCGTGAGTTCGAAACCCTGGCCAATCATCGGCTGCCCGGAAGTCATCCGCGACGCCAGGATCACGCCAGCCAGCGCACCAATCACGCCGTGCACGGCGAAGATGATGATCTTGGTCCGGTCAACGTTCACGCCTGCCAGCAGCGCCGCTTCCTGGTTGCCACCAATGGCCATGGTGTTGCGCCCGTAGGTGGTGTAATTCAGCAGCCAGCCGAAGAACAGGAAGCAGACGATGGTGATCAGGATCGGCACCGGCACACCGAATAACTGGCCGTTACCGAACACGAAGAACGATTCCTGCGACACGCCCACCGCTTTGCCGTTGGCAAAAATGTAGGCAAGGCCACGAACAATCTGCATCGTCGCCAACGTGGTGATCAACGCGTTGACTCGCAACTTGGCGATCACGATGCCGTTGATCAGCCCGACGATCAGGCCCATTACCAACGCCGCGCTGACACCCAGGAACACGCTGTTGGTGTCGCGCATGACCACCGCCGCGACCACGCCGGCACAGGCAATCACCGAGCCGACCGACAGGTCGAAGTGCCCGGACGCCAGACAATAGAGCATGGTGCACGCGGCGATGCCGGTGGTGGAAATCGCCAGGCCCAGACCGCGCATGTTCAATGGCGAGAGGAAGTTATCGATCAGCAGCGTACAGGCGACAAAGATGCCGACGGCCGCAAGCAGCATGACCCAGTCATCGAGGAAGCGGCGCAGGTCCAGGGGTTTGCGCGCGGTCGGCAGGGTTTCGTTTTGGGTTGTCATCATAGTCACCTCTCAGTTCGCCACGCCGTCAGCGCGGTGGCGCGGCAAAGCCAGTTGCAGCAGGTTGGATTCATTGGCCTGGTCACGGCTGACTTCGCCGCGCAGGGCGCCTTCGCACAGCACCAGAATGCGGTCGGAAATGCCCATCACTTCCATCAGGTCGCTGGACACCACAATCACCGAAATACCGTCGGCGGCGAGGTTGTGGATGATCTGGTAGATCTCCGCCTTGGCGCCGATGTCGATGCCACGGGTCGGTTCGTCGAGCAGCAGCACCTTCATCGGCATCGACAGCCAGCGGCCAAGAATGGCCTTCTGCTGGTTGCCGCCGGAAAGGAATTTGATCTGCTGCCCGGCGTGCGGGGTTTTCACTTTCAGGGCCTTGATCTGCTTGTCGGCATTGTCCTTTTCCCACAAGCCACGGATCAGACAGCCCAGGCTCGAATGCGCACCGCGGGCGCTGATGTTGATGTTCTCGGCAACGCTGGCCAGCGGGATGATGCCTTCCTTCTTGCGGTCTTCCGGGCACAGCAGAATCCCCGCGGCAATCGCATCGCGCGGTGAGCGCAACGTCAATTCGTGGCCGCGCAATTCAAGGCGTCCGGCAGTGTGGCGCTCCAGGCCGCTGAGCAAACGAAACAGCTCGGTACGCCCTGCTCCGACCAGTCCGAACAGGCCAAGGATTTCGCCCTTGTGCGCCTCGAAACTGATCGGTTCGCGCAGGCCCGGGCCGAGCAGCCCATCAACTTTCAGCGCCACGGCGCCGCGTGGGCGGTGGCGATAATCGTAGATGTCCTGAATGTCACGCCCGACCATGCACGTCACCAGTTGATCGTGGGTCAACTGGCTCATGTCGTCGAAGGTGCGCACGTAGCGGCCGTCCTTGAACACCGTGACGGCGTCGCAGATGCGGAACACTTCTTCCATGCGATGGGAAACGTAGAGCACGACTTTGCCCTCGTCGCGCAGGCGGCCGATGATCGCCATCAAGCGGTCGATCTCGCGGGCCGAAAGGCTGCTGGTCGGCTCGTCGAAAGCGATGACATGGGCGCCACGGGACAACGCCTTGGCGATTTCCACCAACTGCCGCTGGCCGAGCGACAAGCGTCCGACTTTGGTCTGCGGGTCGATTTCATCGGCCAGGCCTTTGAGGCAACTCAAGGCTTGCTGACGCAATACGCCGCG
Proteins encoded in this window:
- the araH gene encoding L-arabinose ABC transporter permease AraH, producing MTTQNETLPTARKPLDLRRFLDDWVMLLAAVGIFVACTLLIDNFLSPLNMRGLGLAISTTGIAACTMLYCLASGHFDLSVGSVIACAGVVAAVVMRDTNSVFLGVSAALVMGLIVGLINGIVIAKLRVNALITTLATMQIVRGLAYIFANGKAVGVSQESFFVFGNGQLFGVPVPILITIVCFLFFGWLLNYTTYGRNTMAIGGNQEAALLAGVNVDRTKIIIFAVHGVIGALAGVILASRMTSGQPMIGQGFELTVISACVLGGVSLSGGIGMIRHVIAGVLILAIIENAMNLKNIDTFYQYVIRGSILLLAVVIDRLKQR
- the araG gene encoding L-arabinose ABC transporter ATP-binding protein AraG; the protein is MHAQVQTQQQHSASGSLRFNGIGKSFPGVKALDGISFVAHPGQVHALMGENGAGKSTLLKILGGAYIPSSGELQIGEQTMAFKSTADSIGSGVAVIHQELHLVPEMTVAENLFLGHLPASFGLINRGVLRQQALSCLKGLADEIDPQTKVGRLSLGQRQLVEIAKALSRGAHVIAFDEPTSSLSAREIDRLMAIIGRLRDEGKVVLYVSHRMEEVFRICDAVTVFKDGRYVRTFDDMSQLTHDQLVTCMVGRDIQDIYDYRHRPRGAVALKVDGLLGPGLREPISFEAHKGEILGLFGLVGAGRTELFRLLSGLERHTAGRLELRGHELTLRSPRDAIAAGILLCPEDRKKEGIIPLASVAENINISARGAHSSLGCLIRGLWEKDNADKQIKALKVKTPHAGQQIKFLSGGNQQKAILGRWLSMPMKVLLLDEPTRGIDIGAKAEIYQIIHNLAADGISVIVVSSDLMEVMGISDRILVLCEGALRGEVSRDQANESNLLQLALPRHRADGVAN